One genomic segment of Erythrobacter aureus includes these proteins:
- a CDS encoding Wadjet anti-phage system protein JetD domain-containing protein: MPSLKVDFGDATSAEVHTAEKLLVEAEKARAITIVRPKHAEHILQRIRLADAGALADFLGKRPAADKASAVLDRIAPLLEGAASWIQDEIEAGLLKWNRGDRAFRIEANNLDRIETFTKLLLAIDRGVDGVDLRTFSNEAGVDSKAFERHKGTIIQIARRAFDWEDASEEEVLQQLGFRPFFQLVHIKGPISVPSMNLDASAVHPFIGLPPGVGSMLQLRKPIKAILTVENLTSFNRHTREVDQPDVAVLYSSGFPGRPVVDALSRLAQIAPDATIHHWGDIDVGGIRIFRNIEQRIGRPVRPHLMNRDLAEQLGKPKEPKPALARIAGDNSGVADLADYLSKGQPKHLEQEIVSPQQVELPS; this comes from the coding sequence ATGCCTAGTCTCAAAGTCGACTTTGGCGATGCCACCAGTGCAGAGGTCCACACAGCCGAAAAATTGCTCGTCGAGGCAGAGAAAGCCCGCGCAATCACCATCGTTCGCCCAAAGCATGCAGAGCATATCCTTCAGCGTATTCGCCTGGCGGATGCCGGCGCGCTGGCGGACTTTCTAGGGAAGAGGCCCGCCGCAGACAAAGCCTCTGCTGTTCTCGACCGCATTGCTCCGCTCCTTGAAGGAGCGGCATCCTGGATACAGGATGAGATCGAAGCTGGCCTCCTCAAATGGAACCGCGGTGACCGCGCTTTCCGCATCGAGGCAAACAATCTCGACCGCATCGAGACATTCACAAAACTGCTCCTCGCAATCGACCGTGGAGTCGATGGGGTGGACCTCCGCACCTTCAGCAATGAAGCTGGTGTCGACAGCAAAGCTTTCGAGCGACACAAAGGTACGATCATCCAGATCGCCCGGCGCGCATTCGACTGGGAAGATGCTTCGGAGGAAGAAGTCCTGCAACAGCTCGGCTTCAGGCCCTTCTTCCAACTGGTCCACATCAAGGGCCCAATCTCCGTTCCTTCGATGAACCTAGATGCGTCGGCCGTTCATCCCTTCATCGGCCTGCCTCCCGGTGTCGGCTCAATGCTTCAGCTCCGGAAGCCGATCAAAGCGATCCTCACGGTCGAGAACCTCACTTCTTTCAACCGTCACACGCGAGAGGTCGACCAACCCGATGTCGCGGTCCTCTACTCCAGCGGATTTCCCGGCAGACCAGTCGTGGATGCGCTCTCACGGCTGGCGCAGATCGCCCCCGACGCGACCATCCATCACTGGGGCGATATCGATGTCGGTGGCATCCGCATTTTTCGGAACATCGAACAACGCATCGGGCGCCCTGTCCGACCACATCTGATGAACCGCGACCTGGCCGAACAACTTGGGAAACCCAAAGAACCCAAGCCTGCACTCGCTCGGATCGCCGGAGACAACTCCGGCGTTGCGGACCTTGCTGACTACCTTTCGAAAGGCCAGCCAAAGCATCTCGAACAGGAAATCGTATCTCCTCAGCAGGTTGAGTTGCCATCCTGA